Proteins co-encoded in one Longimicrobiales bacterium genomic window:
- the larC gene encoding nickel pincer cofactor biosynthesis protein LarC: MTHQGGARALLFDPFAGISGDMTLGALLDLGLSGEWLRDFVAGLGLGDITVHTERANRRGIDCGRVRFDLPHEHAHRHLRHVEEIIDRCNAPDRAKQRAREAFRRIAVAEAEVHGTTVEKVHFHEVGALDAILDIVCSMAGFEALGFDTFYTRPVALGSGWVDIAHGRFPVPAPATLKILEGVPVGGLQLEGECTTPTGAAIVATLTEGRQPPAELTPRRTGFGAGTRDPQTHPNCVRLIACSPATTPSDRLILLQADVDDLAPEYAAPAQDEILAAGARDVVFLPLAMKKGRPGLRLEALTDEATLDAVIAAVFRATPTIGVRHWTVERPSLERETVRVTWRGHSIRCKRVVLPDGSRRAKPEYDDVVKAAAAEKMPAWQVRLEVEAVAGE; this comes from the coding sequence ATGACTCACCAGGGCGGCGCACGCGCGCTGCTGTTCGATCCGTTCGCCGGCATCAGCGGCGACATGACGCTTGGCGCGCTGCTCGATCTGGGTCTGTCCGGCGAGTGGCTGCGCGATTTCGTTGCAGGGCTCGGCCTCGGCGACATCACCGTGCACACCGAGCGCGCCAACCGCCGCGGCATCGACTGCGGCCGCGTGCGCTTCGACCTGCCGCACGAGCACGCGCACCGCCACCTGCGCCACGTCGAGGAGATCATCGATCGCTGCAACGCGCCGGACCGCGCGAAGCAGCGCGCACGCGAGGCGTTCCGCCGCATTGCCGTGGCCGAGGCGGAAGTGCACGGCACGACCGTCGAGAAGGTGCACTTCCACGAGGTGGGCGCTCTGGACGCGATCCTCGACATCGTGTGCAGCATGGCGGGGTTCGAGGCGCTCGGCTTCGACACGTTCTACACGCGCCCCGTCGCGCTCGGCTCGGGCTGGGTCGACATCGCCCACGGCCGTTTCCCGGTCCCCGCACCGGCCACGCTGAAGATCCTGGAGGGCGTGCCGGTAGGCGGGCTGCAGCTGGAGGGTGAGTGCACCACGCCCACGGGCGCGGCGATCGTCGCGACGCTGACCGAGGGACGACAGCCGCCAGCAGAGCTGACACCGCGCCGCACCGGCTTCGGCGCCGGCACGCGTGACCCGCAGACGCACCCCAACTGCGTCCGGCTGATCGCCTGCTCGCCCGCAACAACGCCGAGCGATCGCCTCATCCTGCTCCAGGCCGACGTCGACGACCTCGCGCCGGAGTACGCAGCGCCCGCGCAGGACGAGATCCTTGCCGCAGGTGCGCGCGACGTCGTCTTCCTCCCGCTCGCCATGAAGAAGGGGCGGCCGGGGCTGCGGCTCGAGGCACTCACGGATGAGGCTACCCTGGACGCGGTGATCGCTGCCGTCTTCCGTGCGACACCCACCATCGGTGTGCGCCACTGGACGGTGGAGCGACCGTCGCTCGAGCGCGAGACCGTTCGCGTCACGTGGCGCGGCCACTCCATCCGCTGCAAGCGGGTCGTGCTGCCCGACGGCAGCCGCCGCGCCAAGCCCGAGTACGACGACGTCGTGAAAGCGGCTGCGGCGGAGAAGATGCCGGCGTGGCAGGTGCGTCTCGAAGTGGAAGCTGTGGCGGGCGAATAG